A stretch of the Capsicum annuum cultivar UCD-10X-F1 chromosome 10, UCD10Xv1.1, whole genome shotgun sequence genome encodes the following:
- the LOC107843944 gene encoding non-structural maintenance of chromosomes element 4 homolog A, producing the protein MVRTVKRETVNSPSNGMKTRNNGAAAAAGSSSSNGNNGSVEEESVIGRRVLRSHYLNFKSRISDERENISTADSDKFKSIIEEVERLHRQVQKPREQVADAEALLDITTTLVTTVKAHSNGGVTPSDFVSCLLRDFDQEGGSGRRTEEDGNSINWKDVGRAVSHVFMVAPGCCTMIGPMNTEIKQRNLVVRKKRVRPTESERPEELEETAGEDKTDTDKNMATMFQILRRHKSAKLENLILNRKSFAQTVENLFALSFLIKDGRADISVDDKLCHMVSPKNAPASNAVLSGEVSYNHFVFRFDFQDWKLMLATVAAGDELMPHRNDADILANSQPGPSNVDNERAVSTTPIRKLSRNRGLVLQEQAVVEDSPENDNSARAAAIRKGKRKLTQD; encoded by the exons ATGGTTCGAACTGTAAAACGCGAAACAGTGAATTCTCCGAGTAATGGAATGAAAACTAGGAATAATGGTGCGGCAGCAGCAGCGGGCAGTAGCAGTAGCAATGGCAACAACGGTTCGGTGGAGGAAGAGAGTGTAATAGGGCGAAGAGTTCTTCGCTCTCATTATCTCAATTTTAAATCTCGCATTTCTG ATGAAAGAGAGAATATATCGACAGCTGATTCAGACAAATTTAAGTCAAtaattgaagaagttgaaagGCTACATCGGCAAG tgCAAAAACCTAGGGAACAGGTTGCAGATGCTGAAGCCTTGCTGGACATCACAACCACATTGGTGACAACTGTAAAGGCACATAGTAATGGAGGAGTGACCCCTTCAGACTTTGTTAGTTGCTTGCTTAGGGACTTTGACCAAGAAGGTGGATCTGGCCGTAGGACAGAAGAGGATGGGAACTCTATCAACTGGAAAGATGTTGGTCGTGCAGTCTCTCATGTTTTCATGGTTGCTCCTGGATGCTGCACTAT GATTGGACCTATGAATACTGAGATTAAGCAACGGAATCTCGTCGTTCGTAAAAAGCGTGTCAGGCCAACAGAAAGTGAACGCCCAGAGGAG CTAGAAGAAACTGCAGGTGAAGACAAGACAGACACTGACAAGAATATGGCGACAATGTTCCAAATTCTAAGGAGGCATAAGAGTGCCAAGCTTGAAAACTTGATCCTTAATAGAAAATCCTTTGCACAAACAGTTGAAAATTTGTTTGCGCTATCGTTTCTAATTAAAGATGGGCGTGCTGACATAAGTGTAGATGACAAACTCTGTCATATGGTTT CACCAAAGAATGCTCCTGCTTCTAATGCTGTCCTTTCTGGAGAGGTTTCTTATAACCACTTCGTCTTTAGATTTGACTTCCAGGATTGGAAG CTTATGTTGGCTACTGTTGCTGCTGGAGATGAATTAATGCCACACAGAAATGATGCGGATATACTAGCCAATTCTCAACCAGGACCAAGTAATGTAGATAATGAACGAGCTGTCTCAACAACACCTATAAGGAAGTTATCTAGGAATCGTGGTCTGGTTTTGCAGGAGCAGGCTGTAGTTGAAGACTCCCCAGAAAATGACAATTCTGCAAGAGCTGCTGCCATTAGAAAAGGAAAGCGAAAGCTCACACAAGACTAG
- the LOC107843945 gene encoding enoyl-[acyl-carrier-protein] reductase [NADH] 1, chloroplastic-like isoform X1 has translation MAANATPGLQIRATKQCISASHDISKLSNISFGFGSKRKSCKDFRSSSYISHTKPIHSFKSVPIKFERMVTKAMSGANEQVPVSGLPIDLRGKRAFIAGIADDNGYGWAIAKSLAAAGAEILVGTWVPALNIFETSLRRGKFDESRVLPDGSLMEIAKVYPLDAVFDCPEDVPEDVKTNKRYAGSSKWTVTEVAESVKQDFGTIDILVHSLANGPEVIKPLSETSRKGYLAAISASSYSFISLLKHFLPIMNPGGATISLTYIASERIIPGYGGGMSSAKAALESDTKVLAFEAGRKHKIRVNTISAGPLGSRAAKAIGFIDMMINYSLENAPLQKELYAEEVGNTAAFLASPLASAITGATVYVDNGLNAMAVGVDSPAFAGLDIPKDNKS, from the exons ATGGCTGCAAATGCAACTCCTGGCTTGCAAATTCGAGCAACCAAACAATGCATTTCCGCATCTCATGATATTTCAAAATTGAGCAATATAAGTTTCGGTTTTGGAAGTAAAAGAAAATCTTGTAAAGATTTTAGAAGTTCGTCATATATCTCGCACACGAAGCCAATCCATAGCTTCAAGTCTGTTCCTATAAAATTTGAAAGGATGGTTACAAAAGCAATGTCTGGAGCTAATGAACAAGTGCCAGTTTCGGGGTTGCCTATTGATTTGAGAG GTAAGAGGGCATTTATTGCTGGCATAGCAGATGACAATGGGTATGGATGGGCAATAGCAAAGTCTCTTGCAGCCGCAGGGGCTGAAATTCTTGTTGGGACATGGGTGCCT GCATTGAACATTTTCGAGACCAGTCTGAGGCGTGGGAAGTTTGATGAATCACGAGT GTTGCCCGATGGTTCATTGATGGAAATTGCAAAAGTTTACCCATTGGATGCAGTTTTTGACTGTCCAGAAGATGTTCCTGAGGAT GTGAAAACAAACAAGCGTTATGCCGGATCCTCAAAGTGGACTGTCACG GAAGTTGCTGAATCTGTAAAACAAGATTTTGGCACTATCGACATCCTTGTACATTCACTTGCAAATGGTCCAGAG GTTATCAAACCTCTATCTGAGACATCAAGAAAAGGATACCTTGCAGCTATATCTGCCTCCAGTTATTCCTTTATATCGCTACTAAAGCATTTTCTTCCCATAATGAATCCCG GCGGTGCCACAATCTCTCTAACGTACATTGCTTCTGAAAGGATTATCCCTGG ATATGGAGGCGGTATGAGTTCGGCAAAAGCTGCTTTGGAGAGTGACACAAAA GTCCTGGCGTTTGAAGCCGGAAGAAAGCACAAAATCAGAGTCAACACGATATCTGCAG GTCCACTGGGAAGTCGTGCAGCCAAAGCTATTGGCTTCATCGACATGATGATAAATTACTCATTGGAGAATGCTCCGTTGCAGAAGGAGTTATATGCTG AGGAGGTTGGGAACACTGCTGCTTTTCTGGCTTCGCCTTTGGCTTCAGCGATCACTGGTGCCACGGTGTATGTCGACAATGGTCTGAATGCGATGGCAGTTGGAGTTGACAGCCCAGCATTCGCAGGTCTCGACATCCCAAAAGATAATAAGAGCTAG